One Companilactobacillus heilongjiangensis genomic window, CGTAACTTGTCAGTGTGTAGTCATAGTTGCCATAGCCATCTTCGTCACGTCCTTTGGCATTGTCAATCTTGACGTAGTAAGGTTGTTTCTTGACTAGGAAGTTGTATTGTCCCAGCATTGATGCGAAATCATCAGTCTTATCTTTTGTATAGAAACAAGCTCCAACATAGACTACTCCGACAATTGATATTGTTAGCAAGATTGAATGCAATAATTTTCTCATAGTTAACCACCTCTTGATAATAGTTTAAAATGGTGAGAAATTTTTTGACATTTGAATTCCTAACATTTCACTTACAAATATGTAAGGCATTTTATCTGAAAACGATTACGCGGTATAATTAAGATATTAATAATTGTGATGGGAGAAACATTTATGGACGAAACAAAAAAGTTAGTAAACAATGATTTTGAAGATATTATGTTAAACCGGCACTCATATCGTAAGTTCCAAAGTGATGTAGTTATTCCACGTGAAGAGATCACTGAGATGCTCAAGGAGACAATTTCAGCCCCTTCAGCATGTAACTTACAATCATGGCACTTCGTTGTCTGTGATGACGCTAAGGGTAAGGAAAAGGCACACTCAGTTATGATGCCATTCAACTACCCACAAATCGACAGTGCTTCCGCAGTTATCTTCGTTTTAGGTGATACACAATCACACTACAAGTACCGTGACGTTTGGAATAAAGCTTGTGAGAATGGTCAAATTTCTCCAGAGGAACGTGACAAAGTCTTCAAGACATTCTTGCCATTGTACGAACACGCTGACAGAAGTTTCTTGGAAAAGGACGCTACAATCGACGGCAGTATGGCCGCAATGCAATTGCTATTGATTGCTAGAGCTCACGGATATGAAGCAAATCCTATGTCAGGTTACTTCTTTGATAAAGTTGCCTCAACATTTGACTTGGATAGCGAGCGTTATATCCCCGTTACAGCTGTTGCTATTGGTAAACCAGAGAGTACATATACAAAGTCGGTTCGTTATGACATTAAAGACGTTAGTGAATTCATTTAAAAAATAATATTGAAAACGAAAAGAGGAACTTCACCATACTTGATTATCTCAAGTGTGATAAAGTTCCTCTTTTCGTGTGATTAAGTTAGTACATTTTATTCTAAAAAATTAGTTGGAAGAGCTGAGTGTATTCATCAGCTCTGGAAACGGCAGCGACTAATCTAATTCTTCATCATCAACTTCTGTTGGTTCAATTTCAGCTGTAACAGGAGCTTTATTGCGTTCTTTAAAGAAATAAATTATCGTCATAACGACTAAGAAGACGACACCAACCATTAGTGAAACAGTTGTTTCTGGATTTAGGAACATGAAAACTAATATAATTAAGAGAGAGATGATTGCTAGGTAATTACTGATTGGATAGAGTGGCATTTTGAATGGGTGAGTTTCCATCATTTTGTGATTGATTTTTCTAAATCTCAATTCACTCAAGAGGATAACGAACCATGGCACCATACCTGGCAAGACGCTGGAACTGTACACGACAACGAAGATGTTGCTTGATGTGTGTAGGAATAGTGGCAATGTGTAGTTCAAAATTAGTCCGATTAGAATACCGACAGATATCGTTATAACGGGGATGTATGGAACGTTGTGTCTCGAAAGCTTTACGAATGACTTAGGTAAGTGTTTTTCCAAACCGAGTGTATAAAGCATACGACTGGAACTGAAAATACCTGAGTTACATCCGGACATGGCAGCTGTCAACATAACAAAGTTAATGATTTCGGCCGCAAATGTGATACCAACTTTAGCAAAAGTTTCAACGAAAGGTGATCCAATTGTACCTAATTTATCCCAAGGATAGATTGAAACGATAACGAAAATGGCACCAATATAGAAAATTAAAATTCTACCAACGATTGAACGGATGGCTCTAACGATATTTTCTTGAGGATTTTCAGCTTCACCAGCGGTAACACCGATAACTTCGATACCTTGATATGAGGCGACAACAATCGAAAGCGCAAAAACAAAGCCTTTCAGACCACCAGTGAAGAATCCACCGTTTGTCCAAAGATTACTGATACCAACGGGATGACCGCCGTTACCAACACCGAAGACGATAACGAAGAAACCTAAGATAATCATCATAATAATTGTGAAAACTTTGATCAAAGCGAACCAGAATTCCAATTCACCGTAAGCTTTA contains:
- a CDS encoding YxeA family protein; amino-acid sequence: MRKLLHSILLTISIVGVVYVGACFYTKDKTDDFASMLGQYNFLVKKQPYYVKIDNAKGRDEDGYGNYDYTLTSYDKNGNEHPIKFTGMGKLKQGHFLEVTAKGAYVYTYREVFEKDMSNDIYNKLSAQ
- a CDS encoding nitroreductase family protein, with protein sequence MDETKKLVNNDFEDIMLNRHSYRKFQSDVVIPREEITEMLKETISAPSACNLQSWHFVVCDDAKGKEKAHSVMMPFNYPQIDSASAVIFVLGDTQSHYKYRDVWNKACENGQISPEERDKVFKTFLPLYEHADRSFLEKDATIDGSMAAMQLLLIARAHGYEANPMSGYFFDKVASTFDLDSERYIPVTAVAIGKPESTYTKSVRYDIKDVSEFI
- a CDS encoding amino acid permease; protein product: MAKEKLSRSLSSRQMQMIALGGTIGVGLFMGSASTIKWTGPSVLLAYALAGLILYMVMRALGEMLYVDPATGSFAKYATEYLHPVVGYLTAWSNVFQYLVVGISEVIAVGTYLEFWFPTMPKWIAGVIVVVTLCLANLTSVKAYGELEFWFALIKVFTIIMMIILGFFVIVFGVGNGGHPVGISNLWTNGGFFTGGLKGFVFALSIVVASYQGIEVIGVTAGEAENPQENIVRAIRSIVGRILIFYIGAIFVIVSIYPWDKLGTIGSPFVETFAKVGITFAAEIINFVMLTAAMSGCNSGIFSSSRMLYTLGLEKHLPKSFVKLSRHNVPYIPVITISVGILIGLILNYTLPLFLHTSSNIFVVVYSSSVLPGMVPWFVILLSELRFRKINHKMMETHPFKMPLYPISNYLAIISLLIILVFMFLNPETTVSLMVGVVFLVVMTIIYFFKERNKAPVTAEIEPTEVDDEELD